The following is a genomic window from Lysinibacillus sp. JNUCC-52.
GCTAAAACATATATACTAGTTGATGGTAGCGGCTTACTGTGCCCGCGGAAAGCATCCGCCGAAGCGGACATCAACGGCGTTGGAAAAAGTGTTAGATTGATTGCAGTCAATCTAACACTTTTTCTTTTGTACTAGCTATTTTTACGTTATTCAAGCTGTGTGATAGAGATTGATAAAAGTTCCACTTTATATAAATAGGTGTATAATTAACTGAATAATAAGTAATTAAATCTTTAGAGAATTCAGTGCGTAATATATTGACTGGATAAAAGGAATGCGTTAAAATACTTTCATATTCTAATTCTCTAGCACTCTAGTGAATTAAAGTGAAACGTGAGGAAGTGTCAACATGTCAGCGATTAAAATGTTTGAAAAGCCACTTGGTATGCGCGATAAATTTCCGCAAATCTATGAAAAAGTAGAAGCTGTAAGACATACAGGTCGTAATTTTCTACGCTCAAGGGGCTATGAATTTATAAAAACGCCTACAGTAGAGTATTTCGATACAGTAGGTAAAGCATCGGCAATTTCCGATGCGCATTTATTCAAGCTTGTAGATAGTCAGGGCAATACGCTCGTCCTACGACCTGACATGACAACGCCGATTGCTCGAGTAGCTACTTCAAAATTATTAAAAGAAATGATACCGTTACGCTTAGCTTACTTTGCTAGTGTATTTCGTGCACAGGAAACAGAAGGTGGACGGCCAGCAGAATTTGAGCAAATGGGTGTTGAGCTAATCGGTGATCATTCGGTATTTGCGGATGCTGAGGTAATCGCTACAGCAATGGAACTGTTAAAGCAGTTTGGCATTGAAAACTTCAAAGTAACCATTGGACATGCAGGTGTCTTAAATTGTATCTTACAGGACTATACAGAAAGTACCGAACAACAAGATGCACTACGCACTTTGCTTGTACAGCGTAACTACGTAGGCTTTGAAGAGGCAGTGGCATCATTTGATTTACCAAAGACAAAATCAGATGCATTGCTACAATTTATTGAAGAGGCAATGACCTTAAAGGAAATTCGAGATATTGAAAAATATGTGCGTAAAAATGACGCATTAGACTATATGCAACAGCTTGCAAAATTGTTAGAAGTTGCGGACTTAGCTCAATATGTTGCGTTTGATTTTACACTATCAAGTCATATGAGCTATTACACAGGCATGTTATTTGAAGTGTTTGCCTCAGGCAGTGGTTTCCCTTTAGGCAATGGAGGACGCTATGATGGACTGCTTGAAGTCTTTGGCTCAAAAGTGGGGGCTACAGGTTTTAGTATTCGTGTAGATAGACTATTAGAAACGATAACAGCACAAGCTTTGCAAAAGGAAGAAGCTATTGTTGTGCTATTTGAGGAAGAAGACTTTGAGGAGGCTCTTGAAAAGATAAAAGCTTTAAGAGCAGCGGGAAAACAGGCGACATTGCAGGTAAGAAGTAGTTTAGTTGATGAAGCAGCCTTTTTAACGCATTTTACTGAGGTAGTTGTTGTTGGACAGGAGGAAGTTCGCGGTGAATGAATTAACAATTGCTATGCCAAAAGGGCGTATTTTTGAAGAGGCATACCAAATGCTTATTGATGCAGGCTTTAATTTACCAGAAGAGGTCGAGATGACACGTAAATTAATGATCGAAATTCCTGAAGAAAAAATTCGTTTTATATTAGCAAAACCTATGGATGTTCCTGTATATGTCGAGCACGGTGTTGCAGATATAGGCATTGCAGGAAAAGATGTTTTACTGGAACAACAGCGAGTTGTCCATG
Proteins encoded in this region:
- a CDS encoding ATP phosphoribosyltransferase regulatory subunit, yielding MSAIKMFEKPLGMRDKFPQIYEKVEAVRHTGRNFLRSRGYEFIKTPTVEYFDTVGKASAISDAHLFKLVDSQGNTLVLRPDMTTPIARVATSKLLKEMIPLRLAYFASVFRAQETEGGRPAEFEQMGVELIGDHSVFADAEVIATAMELLKQFGIENFKVTIGHAGVLNCILQDYTESTEQQDALRTLLVQRNYVGFEEAVASFDLPKTKSDALLQFIEEAMTLKEIRDIEKYVRKNDALDYMQQLAKLLEVADLAQYVAFDFTLSSHMSYYTGMLFEVFASGSGFPLGNGGRYDGLLEVFGSKVGATGFSIRVDRLLETITAQALQKEEAIVVLFEEEDFEEALEKIKALRAAGKQATLQVRSSLVDEAAFLTHFTEVVVVGQEEVRGE